From the genome of Rhizobacter sp. AJA081-3:
CTTCATGCAGAAGGGGCAGTGGTCGGTGGCGATCACCTGCAGGTCGTCGTAGCGCAGCGCGCGCCACAGGTGCTTCTGGTCGTCGGGCGTGCGCAGCGGCGGCGTCATCACGTACTTGGCGATCTCGAAGTCGTCGCTCGAGTACACCGAGTCGTCGAACAGCAGGTAGTGCGGGCAGGTCTCGGCGAACACCGGGATGCCCTCGTCGCGCGCCGCGACGATGTGCTTGAGCGCCTGGTTCGAGGACACGTGCACGAAGTAGATCGGCGCGTTGGCCAGCTCCGCCAGGCGGATGCCGCGGTGCGTGGCCTCACCCTCCATGATCGCCGGGCGCGTCATCGCGTGGTAGCGCGGCGAGGTGTGGCCGGCCTCCAGCGCCTCCTTGATGAGCAGGTCGATCACCGTGCCGTTCTCGGCGTGCAGCGCGACCATGCCGCCATCGGCGCCCACCTGGCGCAGCATCTGGAAGATCGCCGCGTCGTCGGCCATCATCACGCCGGGGTAGGCCATGAACATCTTGAAGCTGGTCACGCCCTCGTGGCGCATCGCATGGCGCGTGTCGGCCAGCACCTGCGCGTCGACGCGGGTGACGATGCAGTGCAGGCTGTAGTCGATGTTCACCTGCGGCTCGGCGCTGCGCTGCGCGCGCGCGATGGCGCCGAGCACCGAGTCCTGCGCCGTCTGCAGGGCGAAGTCGACCACCGTGGTGGTACCGCCGAAGGCTGCCGCCTTGGTGCCGCTGGCGAAGGTGTCGCAGGTGATCGTCGGGCCGATCACGTTCTCCATGTGCACGTGGGTGTCCACGCCGCCGGGCAGCACGTACAGGTCGGTGGCGTCGACCACCTTCACGTCCGGGCCGACCTCCAGCGCCGTGCCGATGGCGCGCACCACGCCGTCGCGCATGAGCACGTCGGCGACGTAGTCGTCGCTCGCGGTGATGACGCGGCCGTTGCGGATCAATGTCGAGCTCATGCGATCACCTCCTCGAAAGCGCGGATCAGCCGGTCGATCTCGGCCTCGGTGTTGTAGTGCGCCATCGACACGCGCACCACGCCGCTGTGACCCTGCAGGCCGAGCGACTCGATGAGGCGTCTGGCGTAGAAATCGCCGAAGCGGATGCCGATGCCGTGG
Proteins encoded in this window:
- the hydA gene encoding dihydropyrimidinase gives rise to the protein MSSTLIRNGRVITASDDYVADVLMRDGVVRAIGTALEVGPDVKVVDATDLYVLPGGVDTHVHMENVIGPTITCDTFASGTKAAAFGGTTTVVDFALQTAQDSVLGAIARAQRSAEPQVNIDYSLHCIVTRVDAQVLADTRHAMRHEGVTSFKMFMAYPGVMMADDAAIFQMLRQVGADGGMVALHAENGTVIDLLIKEALEAGHTSPRYHAMTRPAIMEGEATHRGIRLAELANAPIYFVHVSSNQALKHIVAARDEGIPVFAETCPHYLLFDDSVYSSDDFEIAKYVMTPPLRTPDDQKHLWRALRYDDLQVIATDHCPFCMKEGHLGYRLQKQRGKDDFSLIPNGAPGIETRLASLFDIGVMQGKLSLNRFVELTSTTPAKLFGLFPKKGTIAVGSDADVVLFDPAATQTIRAKDLHSNCDYTLLEGRTLRGKVEKVFLRGELIVDGPDWHGREGMGRFVPRGEVRAF